One region of Rana temporaria chromosome 9, aRanTem1.1, whole genome shotgun sequence genomic DNA includes:
- the LOC120914547 gene encoding mucin-5AC-like has protein sequence MGILNLCLLTRTLFLIAVFLSTAGAQTSTAAGASTTPSTTTGSTTITTSITTGSTPSTTTTTIGPTTSTTSSTVGSTNSEASTSTATTIAHTSATTPTTTSGSTPSTTSTTMGSTTPTTTATTGYTATTTSTTVGSTNSEASTSTATTIAHTSATTPTTTTGSTPSTTSTTMGSTTPTTTATTGYTATTTSTTVGSTHSETSSLTTTTVHTSPTTPTTSTGNALSTTSTTMGSTTPTTTITPDSTTSTTSTIVGSTNSKETISTYSTTALTSPTTPTTTDGKTPSTASTTMGSTTPTTATMVESTNSTSTSSTSATILTSTTSPTTIIGSTTLSTSTTLGSSTLTASTTGGSTKSETTTSPINATTLVTSSGSTSSTTITTTQTTTDSMSIPISTVTSLPAGLITLTNSTITGSSPASTTPISATNATSTDGSTLTPSVISQTPTSSTASTAVVLNTTAGLTGSETTSSTNATTFVTSSGSTFSATTSTTQSTNSSMSTPNSTITSLTAGSTTLTNSTITGSTPDSTIPISATNATSSLTSSTIPQTETSTTVVSNTGSTVPALTESTTSTSSIVAPVEPGANSNTSTTLGATVTGTIATSIATTLFSATGTLLNTTTISGSTAIGTMTNTDTSTGTSFATTGSTITTSGPSSNETTISSSATGTIVSSGTATTSTQTPVSNVPTISKNNNTAAATQPTGTITSVNVSVSAGSNTASISTGPTGIVTAPGVFITTQSTTTFSQATSDQSAMPYWAIILIALAAILGIILLVGTIFLFLAGCCSSASAAVGYPSYQTHYGWRSSPRHSVATDTEKGIELKEHERNMSISRASYQPQRPFNSGLYVNYR, from the exons CCAGTACAACTCCATCTACTACTACCGGAAGTACAACTATAACAACATCAATCACAACTGGCTCTACTCCTTCAACAACTACCACCACAATAGGTCCTACTACTTCAACAACCTCCTCCACAGTAGGATCCACAAACAGTGAAGCATCTACTTCAACTGCTACAACAATAGCACATACGTCTGCTACAACACCCACTACTACTAGTGGAAGTACACCTTCAACAACATCAACCACAATGGGCTCTACTACTCCAACAACTACCGCCACAACAGGCTATACTGCTACAACAACTTCCACCACAGTAGGATCCACAAACAGTGAAGCATCTACTTCAACAGCTACAACAATAGCACATACGTCTGCTACAACACCCACTACTACTACTGGAAGTACACCTTCAACAACATCAACCACAATGGGCTCTACTACTCCAACAACTACCGCCACAACAGGCTATACTGCTACAACAACTTCCACCACAGTAGGATCCACGCACAGTGAAACATCTAGCTTAACAACTACAACAGTACACACATCCCCTACAACACCCACTACTAGTACTGGAAATGCACTTTCAACAACATCTACCACAATGGGCTCTACAACTCCAACAACTACTATCACACCAGACTCTACTACTTCAACAACTTCCACCATAGTAGGATCCACAAACAGTAAAGAAACTATTTCAACATATTCAACAACAGCACTTACATCCCCTACAACACCCACTACTACTGATGGAAAAACACCTTCAACAGCATCTACCACAATGGGCTCTACTACTCCAACAACTGCCACCATGGTAGAATCCACAAACAGTACATCAACTAGTTCAACATCTGCAACAATACTTACATCTACTACATCACCCACTACTATTATTGGAAGTACAACTTTATCAACATCTACTACACTTGGATCTAGTACATTAACAGCTTCCACTACAGGAGGATCGACTAAAAGTGAAACAACAACTAGTCCAATTAATGCTACAACACTTGTCACTTCAAGTGGTTCCACGTCTAGTACAACAATAACTACTACTCAAACTACAACAGATAGCATGTCAATACCCATAAGTACTGTAACATCCCTCCCAGCAGGTTTGATTACTTTAACAAATTCCACTATAACAGGATCTTCTCCAGCATCCACTACCCCAATAAGTGCAACAAATGCCACCAGTACTGATGGTAGTACTTTAACACCATCTGTAATATCACAAACTCCAACTAGCTCCACAGCTAGTACAGCAGTTGTTTTAAACACTACAGCAGGATTGACTGGGAGTGAAACTACAAGTTCAACAAATGCTACAACATTTGTCACTTCAAGTGGTTCCACATTTAGTGCAACAACATCTACTACTCAGTCTACAAATTCTAGCATGTCAACACCCAATAGTACTATAACATCCCTTACAGCAGGTTCAACTACTTTAACAAATTCCACTATAACAGGATCTACCCCAGATTCCACTATCCCAATAAGTGCTACAAATGCCACCAGTTCCTTAACATCATCTACAATACCACAAACTGAAACTAGTACAACAGTGGTTTCAAACACAGGATCCACTGTGCCAGCGTTGACTGAAAGCACAACCAGCACTTCTTCTATTGTTGCACCTGTTGAACCTGGGGCCAACAGCAATACATCTACTACTCTTGGAGCAACAGTTACTGGAACCATTGCTACTTCCATTGCAACTACACTATTCTCAGCCACTGGGACACTTTTGAATACTACCACTATATCAGGATCCACTGCCATTGGAACTATGACCAATACTGATACATCAACCGGTACATCATTTGCCACTACTGGATCAACAATTACCACTTCGGGACCATCTTCCAATGAGACCACGATCAGCAGTAGTGCAACAGGAACTATTGTTTCTAGTGGCACGGCAACAACAAGTACGCAAACACCTGTTAGTAATGTCCCTACCATAAGCAAGAATAATAATACTGCTGCTGCAACACAACCTACAGGAACAATCACATCGGTCAATGTTTCTGTATCTGCTGGAAGTAATACAGCATCTATTTCTACAGGTCCCACTGGAATAGTCACTG CACCAGGTGTATTCATAACAACTCAAAGCACCACAACCTTTTCCCAGGCAACTTCTGATCAATCAGCAA tGCCATACTGGGCAATAATTCTGATTGCATTGGCGGCCATCCTTGGCATCATTTTACTTGTTGGTACTATATTTCTG tttctgGCCGGCTGTTGTTCATCTGCATCTGCAGCCGTCGGGTATCCCAGTTACCAAACCCATTATGGTTGGCGCAGTTCTCCAAGACATTCTGTAGCCACGGATACAGAGAAAGGAATTGAATTAAAAGAACATGAAAGAAATATGTCAATTTCAAGGGCATCATATCAGCCACAAAGACCTTTCAACAGTGGGCTGTATGTAAATTACAGATGA